The genomic DNA TCTCAATGGGATACGTCATCGTCGAGCCCGGAATGACCGTTGCAAGGGTCTCCAGCGCCAAGGTCGTCGGACAGGACGAGATCGAGAAGGCCGTCGCATACGCAATGGCCTGCAAGATGTTCGGATTCGAATTCATCTACTTCGAGGCCGGATCCGGAGCTGACAGACCCGTACCTCCGGCGATGATCAAAGCTATCAAGACCTACGTCGACCTCCCCCTTATCATCGGAGGAGGAATCAGGACACCTGAGGCCGCGGCAGCGGCAAGGGCGGCCGGAGCAGACATCATCGTGACCGGAACCCTCCTGGAGAACGGCACGGACATCTCCAAGGTCAAGGAAGTCATCACAGCAGCAAAGGGTAACTGAACATGTCATACGATCCGGACCAGCCCAGCTACAACACGCCAATCTCCCCCCGCCAGTTCATATGGAACACACCGGAGGAGAGGGCCGCAGGAATCAACAATGACCTGAAGGTAGCAGCGCGCAGATACCTCTGCCCCAACTGCGGAAGGGAATTCAGCCTCTTCCAGTCAAGGGCCATCGCATGCAAGTACTGTCCTAAAGCTGATCAGAACTGCCCCAACGTCAGATGCCCATACTGCGACAAGGAATACCCCATCAGAGGATTCATCGTCCCGGACAACAACCCCGGAGCGAAAGCGGACCAAGTTCACATGACGAACTACGCACAGACTGTCTTCAACCGTTTCTCGGACAGTTACAACAGAAGATGAAATACGAAGAATTGCCTATTCTTTGTATTTACTTGAATCCAAACCAATTAAGATAACGTTAATTATTTCTAATTAATGAATTAAGATAACGTGAAGAATCTGCGATTTCTTTATTAACTTGACTTGGACAGTTCGGTTCCGTCTGGATGACAGAATAGACCGCCCAGGTACGTGCCTGTCC from Thermoplasmata archaeon includes the following:
- a CDS encoding geranylgeranylglyceryl/heptaprenylglyceryl phosphate synthase, which codes for MTVKQYMLDKIANGTIHAALIDPDKQPAEKAGEMAKAMKEAGSDIIFVGGSSGITMENLSATAKAVKEASGLPVILFGGTPDSLNKELDAVFFMQIVNAADPRFVTFGQVAAAPIIMKLGLESISMGYVIVEPGMTVARVSSAKVVGQDEIEKAVAYAMACKMFGFEFIYFEAGSGADRPVPPAMIKAIKTYVDLPLIIGGGIRTPEAAAAARAAGADIIVTGTLLENGTDISKVKEVITAAKGN